The following is a genomic window from Streptomyces lincolnensis.
AACACTCAACACCGACGCCACCGCCTACGGCGGCAGCGGGCTCACCCACTCCGGCGCCCTCAAGGCGGAGGACGGGGCCCTCCGGCTCACGCTGCCGCCGCTCGCGACAGTGTGGCTGGTACCGCAGCCCGGCTGAGGCCGCTCCGGCAATGACAGGTGTTCGAATGCCCTGACAGGGGCATTCGGGGTCTACACGACCGAGCATTCCTCGTCGTCGCCGCCAAGGGGCCACAGAAAGGCTGCATCACGTGCGCACCGTCGGAGTGGAGGAGGAACTCCTCCTGGTCGACCCGGAGACAGGGGAACCACAGGCGCTGTCCGCCGCCGTCCTCGCGCGGGCCGCGCAGGACGACGCCGACCAGGACGTCTTCGAGAAGGAACTGCACAACCAGATGCTCGAGTTCGCGACGCATCCGCAGTCGGGCATGGAGGACCTGCGGGCGGAGATCGTCCGCTGCCGCAAGGAGGCCGCCCGGCACGCCGAGCAGAGCGGCTGCGCGGTCGCCGCGCTGGCCACCTCGCCCCTGCCGGTGAGCCCCTCGGTGGCCGCGGGCAGGCGGTACCACTGGATGGCGGAGCAGTACGGGATCGCCACCCAGGAGCAGCTGGTCCTCGGCTGTCACGTCCATGTCTCCGTCGAGTCCGACGACGAGGCCGTCGCCGTCGTCGACCGGATCCAGCCGTGGCTGTCGGTCCTGTCGGCGCTCAGCGCCAACTCCCCGTTCTGGCAGGGCAAGGACACGCTCTACAGCAGCTACCGCAGCCGGGTCTGGCAGCGGTGGCCGTCGGCCGGACCGACCGAGCCGTTCCGGTCGGCCGAGCGCTATCACCGCAGGGTCGCGGACATGGTGGCGACCGGGGTGATCCTCGACGAGGGGATGATCTACTTCGACGCCCGGCTGTCACGCCGGTACCCGACGGTGGAGATCCGGGTGTCGGACGTCTGTCTGCACGCCGACACCGCCGTACTGATGGCCACCCTCGCCCGCGGTCTCGTCGAGACCGCCGCGCGCGACTGGCGGGCGGGTGTGGAACCGGTGGGGCACAGTGTGAGCCTGCTGCGGCTGGCGTCCTGGCGGGCCGCCCGGTCCGGGCTGTCCGAGGAGCTGCTGCATCCGGTGACCATGCGGCGGATGCCCCCGGAGACGGTGGTGCGGGCCCTGCTGTGCCACGTCGAGGACGCGCTCGCCGACAGCGGTGACCTGGAACGGGCGCGCGAGACCTGCGCCGCGCTGCTGCACGGGGGCGGCGGCGCCCGGGTGCAGCGCGAGCTGATGGAGCGGACGGGCAGTCTCCGGGACGTGGTCACCGAGTGCGTGCGGCACACGCAGTCCTGACCTCCCCGGTGCCGGCGGTGATCACAGCATGAGCACGATGGCGTAGACCAGGAAGAACGCCGCGATCAGGATGGCCAGGCCGAGGATGAGGGTCAGCGGTGCCTTGGCCCAGCCCTTGGTCGGGTTGTGCGTCTCCCTCGGGCCCGCCTCGGACATGCTGCTCTCGGCCGGCGGGGTCTCACCGGGCGGCACGCCGCCGCCCGGCTCCAGACCGGTGCTGCGATCGGGATCGGGATCAGGGTTCGGGTAGCTCATGCCGACCGAGTCCCCCGATCGGGCCGAGATCACCGACGGTGGACCAGTTCTGCAATCACGGCACCCGTATCGATCGCCTGGGCTAGATTCGGGCACCGAAGATGACCGTACTCGCCCGTGGAGTCACACCCCGTACATGTCAGGAGCAGCGCATGCGCGACGTCGCACTCGCTCCCCCGTCCACCGCGCCTCTGACCGGCGGGCTGGCCGACAGCGTCTTCGAGACGGCGGACCGCAGCCCCACCCTGCCGGTGCTCGCCCGCCGGCGGGAGACCTCCCCGTCCGTCTGGGAGGAGGTGACCGCCGTCGAGCTGCGGGACGAGGTGGTGGACCTGGCGAAGGGCCTGATCGCGTCCGGGATCTCCCCGGGGCACCGGGTCGCGATCATGGCCCGCACCCGCTACGAGTGGACGGTGCTCGGCTACGCCCTGTGGACGGTGGGTGCCGAGGTCGTCCCGATCCACCCGACCGCCTCGCGCGACCAGGTCGAGTGGTTCCTCAAGGACTCCGGCTGTGTGGCCGTCGTGGTCGAGGACGAGCAGGCGGTGATGACGGTCGGCTCGGTGTGCGCCTCCCTGCCCCGGCTGCGCCACGTCTGGCAGCTCGATGCGGGCGCGCTTCAGGAGCTGGTCGCGCGGGGCGAGTTCATCCCGCTGGCCACGGTCGACTCGCTGCGCCGCATCGTGCTGCCGGATTCCACCGCGGTCATCGCCTACACCTCCGGTACGACCGGGCATCCGCTGGGGTGCGCGCTGAGCCACCGCGGTCTGGCGAGCCCCTGCGACACCCTGCTGGCGGGCTGGCGGCAGACCACGGCACCGCCGGGAGAACAGGGGTCCGTCCTGGCCTTCCTGCCGTTCTCCCATGTGTACGGCCTCATGATCCAGGGGGTGTGCCTGCGCGGCGGCCTGCTCATGGGCCACGAACCCGACCTGGACGCGGAGACGCTGTCCGCGGCGCTGCGCTCCTTCCGCCCCACCTACTTCTACGGCGTACCGTCGATCTTCGAGAAGATCTACAAGAACTTCCTGCGCACCGCCCAGCAGAACGGCCGCGGAGCACTGTTCGAACGGGCCGCCGAGACCGCGCGGGACTTCGCCGCCGCGTGTGAACGGCAGCGGCTCGGCGAGGGGCCCGGCCCGGGCTTCGACCTGCGGCTCCAGCACGCCCTGTACGAACGGACCGTGTACCGCAAGCTGCGCGGCGCCCTCGGCGGCAGAGCCCGTCGCGCCACCTCCGGCGGCTCGCCGCTGAACCGGGAGCTCTCGCTGTTCTACGAGGGCATCGGCATCTACGTCCACGACGGGTACGGGCTGACGGAGACCTGCGCGGGGATCACCATGCAGCCGCTGGGCCGGGAGCGGTCCGGGACGGTCGGGAAGGCACTGCCGGGCACGGACATCCGGGTGGCGGACGACGGGGAGATCCTGGTGCGCGGCCCCTCGGTGTTCCAGGGGTACGTGGGCGACCCGGCGGCGACCCGGGCCGCGCTGCCGGCCGGCTGGCTGGCCACCGGGGATCTGGGCCGGCTGGATCCGGAGGGCTATCTGACGATCACCGGTCGCAAGAAGGACGTCATCATCACCAGCAGCGGCAAGAGCGTCGCCCCGTCCCTGCTGGAACACCGGCTGCGGATGCATCCGCTCGTCCACCAGGCGGTGATCGTGGGCGACAACCGGCCCTGCGTCGGGGCGCTGATCACCCTGGACCCGGACTTCCTCGCGCACTGGCGGACGGGCCTGGCGATGCAGAGCGACACCCCGAGCCGGGAGGCCCGGGAGGAGAACGCGCTGCGGGAGGAGATCGCCCGGGCGGTGGCGGCGGCCAACAGCGCGGTGTCGCGCGCGGAGTCCATCCGGGTCTTCCGGGTGCTGCCGGGGCAGTTCGACCTGGCCAGCGGCTTGCTGACACCGTCGATGAAGCTGCGCCGGGACCGGATCGTGCAGACGTACGCCTTCGAGATCGACGCGATGTACCAGGCGCGCTCGCGTCCCGGCCGGCTGCGGCTGCCGGACGACCTCGCGAGCTGGGACGACGCGGACAACGTGTTCCGCTGAGGGCGTCACGGACACCTCCACGCACCCGGCACACAGAGCGCGCGTAGGCTCCGCGCCCACGGGAACACGCAACAGTGCGACGCATGAGGAAACGAGAGAGCACACAGAGCGGGAGCAAGCACGACAGCCCTGCTGACGCCGGGCCGGAAAGGCGACATGGCAACCGAGCCGCGTTGGGACAAGACACTGACTTCCGAGGCGATCCCGAGCCGCTGCACCAGCTTTGCGGGCGAGCCGCAGAGCGTGACGGGTGCGCGTCTCGCCGCGGAGGAATTCCTCCGTGACCTCGCACGGGCCTCCCCGCCGGCGGCCCCCGAGTACTGGGACGACATCCTCCTGGTCGTCACGGAGCTGGCGGCGAACGCGATCCAGTACGCCCCCGGTCCGTTCGCGCTGCGGATGCGCCGGACCTTCGACGGCGTGCACGTGACGGTGCACGACACCAGCACCACGCCGCCCGCACCGCGTCCCTTCGATCCGCGCAGCGGCGGGGGCGGTATCGGCTGGCATCTGGTGCACGCCCTGTGCGACCAGGTCAGCGTGGTCACGGACGAGCAGGGCAAGGACGTCCACGTCTTCCTGCCCTGGTGACCCGCCCGGCGGGCCCGGGCCGGGCTACCCGGCGGGGCTCGGCCGCAGCGGCACCAGCACGCTGATGGTCTTGCCGCCGGTGCGACGCCGGTCGACGCAGATCTCGCGGGCCAGGCGGATGACCAGGGGCCAGCCATAGCCGTTGCCCCGGTGTCCGCGGGGGAAGGCGCCGTTCCCGAGGGCGACGTCGGGGATGACGTCGCTGTGGTCGTGCACCGTCAGCCGTACCCCGTCCTCGGCGGGCGTCACCTCGAACCCGGCCAGTCCGCCGCCGTGCCGGATGGCGTTGGTGACCAGTTCCGAGACGACCAGCAGCAGGTCGATGACGTCTTCCGGCCGTGCCCTGCGGGAGGGGGACTCCCACCCCTCGCACACCACACGCTGCGTGTGGGCGCGCGCGGTCGCCGGGCTGGTCACCGGCGACGTCCCGGCGCGGGTGGGGGCGAAGAGCGCGGGTCCTGCCGCCTCGGTCGTGTCCATGTGTGTCGTGTCCCTGTGTTCCCTCCGGCCGGCGGGCGCGGCCCCGGCCGTCAGACCGCGGTCCTCCTGCGCGGCGGGAGCCGATGGTAGTAGTCGCCGACGGTCGCCAGGTACGCCGGGTCCCTGGTCTCGCTGTCGGTCGTGAAACGGGGTGCCGCCTTCACCTCTGCCCCGGTGCAGGACAGTGTGATCCTGCGGCCCTGCGTGTCGACGGCGGTGACGACCCCGACGGGGACGAGGACGCTCCTGCCGAACAGCCACACACCGGTGTCGACGACCAGGTGCCGCATGCCTGCGGGCTCCGCCTGCCGGTCCACCCGCCCCAGGGTTCCGTCACCGGCGGCGACGGTGAAGCCCGTCAGGTCCTGCCCTTCGACATATCCGCTGTCCGGCGCGTACGACCAGATTCTGTCCACGGCCACGCTGCCCCTTTCTCCCGAGCGGTTCACCGGTTCCGGGCCGCCGGGCGGACGTACCCGCCCATCGGCCTCCACAGCAGCAAATACCCGTCTACCGCACGCGCATTCGGCAAGCCGGGCACCGAATGCGGTGGCGTCGCCTCCGGCTGTGCCCTCACGTCGCCTTTCCGGGCATGACGGAAGGTTTCAGGGGTATGCGCGGGGGCGCGGTGAAAACGGTGAACGAACAACGGACAGGGAGACGTTGATCACGCCGCAGGAAGGAAACGGACGTGCATCGAAGTCGCGTCCGGGGGTAACCAGCCCTGGCCGTCAGCACTCGTAGGAGGTACTCGTGCCCCTTGCCCAGAACCCGCTGTCCGTCGAGGTCACGCTTCCTCGCGAGGACGTGGCCCTGATCAGGGTCGAAGGCTACTTGGACGTGGACACCGCGACCGAGTTCCAGCACCACCTGGCCAACCAGCTCCACCACGGCCGGCGTCATTTCCTGCTGGACCTCTCGGCCGTGCCGTTCATGGACTCGTCCGGCATGAACATCATCCTGCGGGTGTACCAGGAGGCCCGTGAGATACCGGGCAGCGTGCACATCATCTCGCCCACCCCGGCCGTCCGCAGGGTCCTCGACCTGACGGGCGTCAGCATCACGGTGCCCGTCTCCGAGAGCTTCGACGAGGCCCTCTCCCGCGCGGACGCGGGGGCCGGGCACGTCGGGCAGGACGAACAACAGACCTGATCCGGACGGCGGTTAGAGTGGTCGACCGGCAAGGTCACAGCGCTGTCTCGGTGCCGTCTGCGGGCTCGGCGCGACAGGACTCGAAGACGGAGAAGGAGTGCGACAGGTGCCGGAGCACGAAGCGGTGGGGGAACACGGATCGCCGGCACAGGAGGTCGGGGAGTTCCTGCGCCGCCGCGGTGAGCAGATCGCCCAGCGGTGGGCCGACGAACCCCTCTTCCGAACGGTGTTCACCGTCTCCCGGGACGAGGCGGTGGAGGCGGGCAAGATCGTCGTCGACGCGTTGGCGCAGGTCGCCGACACGGACCAGGTGCACGATCCCGACGCGGCCGGATTCACCCTGGTGCGCGAGCAGTTGTCCCGGATGGGCGCGGCCCGCTCCCGGGCCGGATTCACCACCGCCCAGGTCTCCAACGACGTGGACGCGCTGCGCCCGCCCGTCGAGAACCTGCTGATCTCCGACCTGCCCGACACCCCGACCGAACTGGTCCGGGACTGCACGACGGCGCTGACCGTCCTGATGGGCACCCTGCGGCTGGTCGTCCTGGAGACGGCGCTGAGCGAGGGGCAGGCCCTCATCGAGCGGCAGCGGTTGCAGCTGCTGGAGGTGGCGACCCCGGTGATCAAGCTGTGGGACGGCATCGTGGCCGTCCCGCTGATCGGAACGCTCGACAGCGCGCGCAGCCAGGTCGTGATGGAGACCCTGCTGGAGGCCGTGGTCGACCAGCACGCCCGGTTCGCGATCCTCGACATCACCGGTGTGCCGACCGTCGACTCGCTGGTCGCGCAGCATCTGATGAAAACCGTCGCGGCCGCCCGGCTGATGGGCGCGGAGTGCGTCGTCTCCGGCATCCGGCCCGCCATCGCGCAGACCATCGTCCATCTGGGCCTGGACCTCGGCACGGTGATCACCCGGGCGAGCCTGGCCGACGCGCTGGCGTACGCGCTCCACGAGCTGGGGGCCGACATCATCAACGCGGTGCCTGGCGGTGCGGGTCGACGGTGAACCACGACTTCTCCCGTCCGATGACGGGCCATGTGCCGGTTCTCCGGCTCGGCGACATCCTCCTGGTCACCCTCCAGGGGGATCTCGGCGACAGCATGGCGCAGCAGCTTCAGCAGGACATCGGCGAGGCCATCGTCGGCAGCGGGGTGACCGGGGTGGTCATCGACATCTCCGGTGTCGAGATCGTCGACTCCTTCCTGGGCCGGGTGCTGGCCGAGATCGCGGCGAACGCCACACTGCTGGCGGCGCGGACCGTGGTGGCCGGTATGCGGCCCGCGGTGGCGATCACGCTCGTGGAGCTGGGTCTGACGCTCCCCGGGCTGCGCACCGCGCTCTCCACGGAGGTCGCTTTGGACCTGCTGTCGGGACAGCAACCGGTCACCCGTGCCGGCGGCTCGGGCCGGGAGCGCCGGTGATGCGGACTGCGGCGGGCGTCGAGGCCTGCTTGCCGATCCGTTCGGACATGGATCTGGTGTGGGCGCGCCAGCACGTGCGCCAGGCGGCCGGTCAGCTCGGTTTCGGGCTGGTGGAACAGACCAAGCTGGTCACCGCGGCCAGCGAACTGGCCCGCAACACGCTGGTGCACGGCGGCGGCGGGCAGATGGAGACGGCGTCCGTGACCGACGGACAGGTGCAGGGGCTGCGTCTGACCTTCTCCGACGAGGGGCCGGGCATCCCGGACCTGGAGCGTGCCCTGAGCGACGGCTACACCTCCGGCGACGGTCTGGGCATGGGCCTGGGCGGTGCGCGGCGGTTGGTGCACTCCTTCAATGTCGACAGCACCCCGGGCGTCGGCACCACGGTCACGGTGGTCTCCTGGGCGCGCAGGGCACCCCGGCCGCGCGAGGGGCACTGATGCCACGGGTGTGGGAGGTGCCGGTCCACGACTCCACCCGGGTGCGCGACGCACGGGTGGCGGCCGAGCACGCGGCCGACGAGGCCGGGCTCGCCGAGCCGCGCAAGGCGGCCGCCGCGCTGGTGGCGACCGAGCTGGCCACCAACCTGCTCAAGCACGCCGGCGGCGGACAGGTCCTCATCGAGGTCGTCACGCCGCCCGTCCCGGGGACCGGCGTCACGGTGGTGCAGATCGCCGCGATCGACCACGGGCCCGGCATCGCCGACGTCGCCGCCGCCCTGCGCGACGGGTACTCGACGACCCGGTCCCTCGGGGCCGGGCTCGGCACCTGTCGCCGTATAAGCGACGACTTCGACGTGCACAGCGCGGCCGGGCGGGGCACGGTCGCGGTGGCCCGGGTCGGCACCCGGCACAAGGGCCCGGCACCGGCCGGTGTGGTGCGGGCCGGAGGGATCAACGTGCCCTTCGCGGGAGCGGAGCACTCGGGTGACGGCTGGGCGTGGGCCCGGGCCGGGGACCGGGTGACGCTGATGCTGGCCGACGGTCTGGGGCACGGTCCCGAGGCCGCCCGTGCGTCGACGGCGGCGGTGGAGGCCCTGCATCGCGCGGCGCACCTGCCGCCCTCCGAGGCGCTGGTGCACCTGGACACGGCGCTGCGGGGCACGCGCGGGGCGGCCGTCGCGGTGGCCCAGGTCGAGACCCGGGCCGGTCTGCTGCGGTTCGCCGGCGTCGGCAACATCGGGGCGCGGCTGTGGGAGGGCGCCGGCTGGCGTTCCTTGCTGTCGCGGCCCGGCATCGTGGGCGTGCACCGGCGCGCGACCCTGCGGGAGGACCGTCTGCCGTGGGCGGCCGACCGGATGCTGATCCTGCACAGCGACGGGCTGCCCAGTCGCTGGACGCCGCCGTCGGACCCGCGGCTGCCGGCGGCGGACCCGGCCGTCGTGGCCGCCGTCACCGTGCGCGACGCGAGCAGTTCCGCCCGGCCGGTGCGGGACGACACGGCGGTGGTGGTGCTGGCTCCGACTCCGGCGGAGGGCCCATGACGCGCAGTTGGCGGATCACCGGCGCCGTGGACGCCGCCCGGGCCCGTATCGCGACCGCCCGGCTGGCGGCCGCCTACGGCGTGCCCGCTCTGGAACGCACCCGTCTGACCACCGCGCTCAGCGCACAGCTGGGCCAGTGCCTGACCAAGGGCGGCACCTGGCGGCTGACCCTGGACGCCACGGCCGCGCCCGCCGAGGAGGGGCTGCTGCACATCATGGTGAGCCCCGAGCCCGGCACGGCTGCCGCCGCGCAGCCGCCGTGGCGAACCACCGTGCGCTGCCCGGAGGCGGCGGACCCGGCGGGCGCGGCCATGGTGGCGGACGACCCGGCCGTACTGGCGGAGGCCCTGCTGGGCGCCGACGAGGACACCGCGCTGGTGCTGGAGAGACTCGCCCAGCAGGAGGAGCTGGTCGCCTTCCACCGGGAGGAACTGCACCAGACCAACCAGGGCGTGCTGGCCCTGCACGCCGAGCTGGACGCCGCCGGCCGGGCCCAGCGCGAGGCGTTCGCCGCCGAGCGCAGGGCGCGCACCGAGGCGGAGAGCGCCCGGCGCCGGCTGACGTTCCTGGCGGACGCCAGCGCGGTGCTGACGGCGTCGCTGAACCACGACGAGATCGTGCGCCGGCTGCCCGAGCTGCTGGTGCCCGAGTACGCCCGCGCCGTCGACATCTGGCTGTTCGACGGCGACGGGGACCGGCGGGCGCCCGCCCCGCACCCGGCCGCCGCCGTGCTCGCCGCCCGCACCGGGCGCCCGCAGTACGCCGCCGGCCATCCCGGCGGCCTGCCCGGCGTCGATGACCAGCCGCCCTCGGCCCTGGACCCCGGCCGGCCGCTGCTGTGCATCCCGCTGCCGACCCGCCGGGCCCCGCTGGGCGTCCTCACCCTGTCGCCGCCCGGCGACCGCTGGGACCCGGACGACGCCGTGATGCTGATCGAACTCACCCGGCGGGCCAGCATCGCCATCGACAACGCCCGCCGCTTCGAGCACAACCGGGACATCGCGGAGACGCTCCAGCGCGCCCTGCTCACGGACCTGCCCACCACACCGGGCCTCAGCCTGGCCGCGCGCTACCTGCCGGCCACCCACGGCCTGAACATCGGCGGTGACTGGTACGACGCCTTCCGGCAGCCCGACGGCAGCCTGATCACCGTGATCGGCGACGTCACCGGGCACGGGCTGCACGCGGCCGTGATGATGAGCCAGCTGCGCACCGCGCTGCGCGCCTACGCCGTCGACGGCGGCAGCCCCGGCCAGTTGCTGACCCGGCTGCACACCTTCCTGCACCATCTCCAGCCGGATCTGTACGCCACCGCGGTCATCGCCCGGTTCCGCCCCGGCGACCCCACCCTGACCTGGGCGGCCGCCGGCCATCCGCCGCCGGTGCTGCGGACGCCGGACGGCCGGGTGCGCACCCTGGACGCCAAACCGGGTGCCATGCTCGGCATCCCGCTGCGGCAGGAGATCGCCGACCACACCGCGCCGCTGGCGCCCGGTTCGACGCTTGCGCTGTACACGGACGGCCTGGTGGAGCGGCGGGCGCAGGGGATAGACCCGGGGATCGAGCGGCTGTCGGACGCGCTCGGCGCGTTCGGCCCGGCGGAGCTGGAGAGCGATCTGGAGGGTTCGGCGGACCGGATCCTCACTCCCCTGCTGAGCGACTCCGAACGCGACGACGACGTCTGCCTGCTGCTGTGTCACCTGGCCGCGTGAGCCCGCCCGCGGTCCCGCCGCCCGCCCGCCCGGGGCCACGTGCGGCGCATCCGCCCCACGATCTTCACGATCGCCCCGGTGCGCTTCGGCGGCCGGGCGGGCAAGGTGGTGCTCGACACGTTCGTCCGCCCGCCGTGCCCGCCCGGCACAGCGGCCGGTATCGCGGTGGGACCGACGAGGTGCGAAGCAGCGATCCACGGGCAGGCGAATGGCGTTCGAGGCAGACCGCCTGGAGCCGCAGAAAGGGATGAACACCGTGACACGACCCAGGATCCTGGTGGTGGGCGCAGGCTTCGCCGGCGTGGAGTGCGTCCGCCGTCTGGAGCGGAAACTCTCCCCGGACGAAGCCGACATCACTCTGGTGACGCCGTTCGCCTACCAGCTCTATCTGCCCCTGCTGCCCCAGGTCGCCTCCGGCGTGCTGACACCGCAGTCGATCGCCGTCTCGCTGCGCCGCAGCAAGAAGTACCGCACCAGGATCATCCCGGGCGGCGCGATCGGCGTGGACCTCAAGGCCAAGGTCTGCGTCATCCGCACCATCAACGGCGAGATCGTCGACCAGCCCTACGACTACATCGTGCTGGCTCCCGGCAGCGTCACCCGCACCTTCGACATCCCGGGCCTGACCGACCACGCCTTCGGTATGAAGACGCTGGCGGAGGCGGCCTACGTCCGCGACCACGTCATCTCGCAGCTGGATCTCGCCGACTCCAGTCACGACGAGGCGGAGCGGGCCGCCCGGCTCCAGTTCGTGGTGGTGGGCGGCGGCTACGCGGGCACCGAGACCGCGGCCTGTCTGCAACGCCTCACGCACGCCGCCGTCAAGCGCTACCCGCGCATCGATCCCGGTCTGATCAAGTGGCATCTGATCGACATCGCGCCGAAGCTGATGCCGGAGCTGGGCGACAAGCTGGGCCGCAGCGCCCAGGCGATCCTGGGCAGGCGCGGGATCGACATCTCCCTCGGTGTCTCCATCGCCAAGGCGGGTCCCGAGGAGGTCACCTTCACCGACGGGCGGGTGATCCCCACCCGCACCCTGATCTGGACCGCCGGGGTGGTCGCCAGTCCGCTCATCGCCACGCTCGGCGCGGAGACGGTCCGGGGCCGGCTGGCCGTCACCGCCGACATGAACCTGCCGGGCCACGACGGGGTGTTCGCGCTCGGCGACGCCGCGGCGGTGCCCGACGAGGCCAAGGGCGAGGAGGGCGCGGTCTGCCCGCCCACCGCGCAGCACGCCATGCGTCAGGGCAAGCACGTCGCCGACAACGTCATTGCCACACTGCGGGGCCTGCCGAGGTCGCCGTACATCCACAAGGACCTCGGTCTGGTCGTCGACCTCGGCGGCAAGGACGCCGTCTCCAAGCCGCTCGGCATCGAACTGCGCGGTGTGCCCGCCCAGGCGGTGGCGCGCGGCTACCACTGGTCGGCCCTGCGCACGAACGTCGCCAAGACGCGCGTGATGACCAACTGGGTGCTCAACGCGCTCGCGGGCGACGATTTCGTCCGTACCGGTTTCCAGTCCCGCAAGCCCGCCACGCTGAAGGACTTCGAGTACACCAACTCGTATCTGACGCCGGAGCAGGTGCGCGCGCACGTGGACGGCAGCGAGCGGCAGGACTGATCTCCCGCGTGTGACGTCGTTCACTCCCGGCCGCCGATCACTTTCCACGTGGTCGGCGGTCGTAGGAGGGACAGCACGACGTCACACCGAAAGGACACCGCCATGGCCGAGACCGTGAAGGGCCCCGCCGGCTACTTCCCGTCCATCGAGAAGAAGTACGGCCGCCCGATCGCCGAGTGGCAGGAGCTGATCCGCTCCTCCCCGCTGACCGGGCACATGCAGTTGGTCGCCTGGCTCAAGTCCGAGCACGGCCTGGGACACGGCCACGCCAACGCGCTGGTGGCGCACACGCTCGCGGAGGCCAAGGGCAGGTGATCCGCACGGGTCTGCCATGCTGAGACATGGATCTTGACCTGACACGGGAGTGAGTACGGCGGCGTGAAGACAGCGGGGCAGTCGGTCCGGGCACGGTTGCGCAGCGGCGTCGCGGCGTCCGATCCGGGGCTGCTGCGGCTGGCCGCCGGGCTCCGGACGGTGGGCGCGATCGCTCTCACGCTCGCCGTGCTCGGCCTGCTGGGGGCCGGGGTCCGGCATCTGGTGGCGGGGGCGATGGCGGCGATGGTCGCCACCTTCGCCATCCGGGAGAAGCAGCGCGCGCAGCAGGCGGTCACCCTCGCCCTCGGTCTGCCGGTGGCGCTGGCGTCCGTGAGCCTGGGCGCGCTGATGAGTTCCCGGGTGGTGGCCGGCGATCTGTTCTTCGTCGCGCTCATCTTCTGCGCGGTCTACGGCCGCCGGTTCGGCGACCGCGGCACCGCGCTCGGGCTGATCGGCTTCCAGGTCTACTTCCTGTCCCTGTTCGTCGGTGCCGCGGTCTCCGGCCTGCCCGAGCTGTACGGCGTGCTCGGCATCGCCTTCGCGAGCAGCGCGCTGGTGCGTTTCGTGCTGGTGCCCGAGACGCCCGCGGGGCTGCTGGAG
Proteins encoded in this region:
- a CDS encoding STAS domain-containing protein — its product is MTGHVPVLRLGDILLVTLQGDLGDSMAQQLQQDIGEAIVGSGVTGVVIDISGVEIVDSFLGRVLAEIAANATLLAARTVVAGMRPAVAITLVELGLTLPGLRTALSTEVALDLLSGQQPVTRAGGSGRERR
- a CDS encoding ATP-binding protein, with translation MATEPRWDKTLTSEAIPSRCTSFAGEPQSVTGARLAAEEFLRDLARASPPAAPEYWDDILLVVTELAANAIQYAPGPFALRMRRTFDGVHVTVHDTSTTPPAPRPFDPRSGGGGIGWHLVHALCDQVSVVTDEQGKDVHVFLPW
- a CDS encoding STAS domain-containing protein — translated: MPLAQNPLSVEVTLPREDVALIRVEGYLDVDTATEFQHHLANQLHHGRRHFLLDLSAVPFMDSSGMNIILRVYQEAREIPGSVHIISPTPAVRRVLDLTGVSITVPVSESFDEALSRADAGAGHVGQDEQQT
- a CDS encoding STAS domain-containing protein — encoded protein: MPEHEAVGEHGSPAQEVGEFLRRRGEQIAQRWADEPLFRTVFTVSRDEAVEAGKIVVDALAQVADTDQVHDPDAAGFTLVREQLSRMGAARSRAGFTTAQVSNDVDALRPPVENLLISDLPDTPTELVRDCTTALTVLMGTLRLVVLETALSEGQALIERQRLQLLEVATPVIKLWDGIVAVPLIGTLDSARSQVVMETLLEAVVDQHARFAILDITGVPTVDSLVAQHLMKTVAAARLMGAECVVSGIRPAIAQTIVHLGLDLGTVITRASLADALAYALHELGADIINAVPGGAGRR
- a CDS encoding glutamate--cysteine ligase; translated protein: MRTVGVEEELLLVDPETGEPQALSAAVLARAAQDDADQDVFEKELHNQMLEFATHPQSGMEDLRAEIVRCRKEAARHAEQSGCAVAALATSPLPVSPSVAAGRRYHWMAEQYGIATQEQLVLGCHVHVSVESDDEAVAVVDRIQPWLSVLSALSANSPFWQGKDTLYSSYRSRVWQRWPSAGPTEPFRSAERYHRRVADMVATGVILDEGMIYFDARLSRRYPTVEIRVSDVCLHADTAVLMATLARGLVETAARDWRAGVEPVGHSVSLLRLASWRAARSGLSEELLHPVTMRRMPPETVVRALLCHVEDALADSGDLERARETCAALLHGGGGARVQRELMERTGSLRDVVTECVRHTQS
- a CDS encoding AMP-dependent synthetase/ligase; translation: MRDVALAPPSTAPLTGGLADSVFETADRSPTLPVLARRRETSPSVWEEVTAVELRDEVVDLAKGLIASGISPGHRVAIMARTRYEWTVLGYALWTVGAEVVPIHPTASRDQVEWFLKDSGCVAVVVEDEQAVMTVGSVCASLPRLRHVWQLDAGALQELVARGEFIPLATVDSLRRIVLPDSTAVIAYTSGTTGHPLGCALSHRGLASPCDTLLAGWRQTTAPPGEQGSVLAFLPFSHVYGLMIQGVCLRGGLLMGHEPDLDAETLSAALRSFRPTYFYGVPSIFEKIYKNFLRTAQQNGRGALFERAAETARDFAAACERQRLGEGPGPGFDLRLQHALYERTVYRKLRGALGGRARRATSGGSPLNRELSLFYEGIGIYVHDGYGLTETCAGITMQPLGRERSGTVGKALPGTDIRVADDGEILVRGPSVFQGYVGDPAATRAALPAGWLATGDLGRLDPEGYLTITGRKKDVIITSSGKSVAPSLLEHRLRMHPLVHQAVIVGDNRPCVGALITLDPDFLAHWRTGLAMQSDTPSREAREENALREEIARAVAAANSAVSRAESIRVFRVLPGQFDLASGLLTPSMKLRRDRIVQTYAFEIDAMYQARSRPGRLRLPDDLASWDDADNVFR
- a CDS encoding ATP-binding protein is translated as MDTTEAAGPALFAPTRAGTSPVTSPATARAHTQRVVCEGWESPSRRARPEDVIDLLLVVSELVTNAIRHGGGLAGFEVTPAEDGVRLTVHDHSDVIPDVALGNGAFPRGHRGNGYGWPLVIRLAREICVDRRRTGGKTISVLVPLRPSPAG
- a CDS encoding DUF6480 family protein, yielding MSYPNPDPDPDRSTGLEPGGGVPPGETPPAESSMSEAGPRETHNPTKGWAKAPLTLILGLAILIAAFFLVYAIVLML
- a CDS encoding ATP-binding SpoIIE family protein phosphatase; the protein is MPRVWEVPVHDSTRVRDARVAAEHAADEAGLAEPRKAAAALVATELATNLLKHAGGGQVLIEVVTPPVPGTGVTVVQIAAIDHGPGIADVAAALRDGYSTTRSLGAGLGTCRRISDDFDVHSAAGRGTVAVARVGTRHKGPAPAGVVRAGGINVPFAGAEHSGDGWAWARAGDRVTLMLADGLGHGPEAARASTAAVEALHRAAHLPPSEALVHLDTALRGTRGAAVAVAQVETRAGLLRFAGVGNIGARLWEGAGWRSLLSRPGIVGVHRRATLREDRLPWAADRMLILHSDGLPSRWTPPSDPRLPAADPAVVAAVTVRDASSSARPVRDDTAVVVLAPTPAEGP
- a CDS encoding anti-sigma regulatory factor, whose translation is MRTAAGVEACLPIRSDMDLVWARQHVRQAAGQLGFGLVEQTKLVTAASELARNTLVHGGGGQMETASVTDGQVQGLRLTFSDEGPGIPDLERALSDGYTSGDGLGMGLGGARRLVHSFNVDSTPGVGTTVTVVSWARRAPRPREGH